The nucleotide sequence ataggcggggactccagtcggcggcgacggaggcaggccggcggtgaagtcgtagacgcccaacagcggcggcataataggccagccgtgtaggcggaggcaccagtcggcggcgacggaggcaggccggcggtgaagtcatagacgcccaacagcggcggcataataggccagccgtgtaggcggaggcaccaatcggcggcgacggaggcaggccggcggtgaagacgtggacgcccatgaacggtggtgtgaccaaccaaccgtataggcggggactccagtcggcggcgacggaggcaggccggcggtgaagtcgtagacgcccaacagcggcggcataataggccagccgtgtaggcggaggcaccaatcggcggcgacggaggcaggccggcggtgaagtcgtagacgcccaacagcagcggcataatatgccagccgtgtaggcgaaggcaccactcggcggcgacggaggcaggccggcggtgaagatgtagacgcccaacagcagcggcataataggccagccgtgtaggcggaggcaccactcggcggcgacggaggcaggccggcggtgaagtcgtagacgcccaacagcggcggcataataggccagccgtgtaggcggaggcaccaatcggcggcgacggaggcaggccggcggtgaagtcatagacgcccaacagcggcggcataataggccagccgtgtaggcggaggcaccaatcggcggcgacggaggcaggccggcggtgaagtcgtagacgcccaacagcgacggcataataggccagccgtgtaggcggaggcaccagtcggcggcaacggaggcaggccggcggtgaagtcgtagacgcccaacagcggcggcataataggccagccgtgtaggcggaggcaccactcggcggcgacggaggcaagccggcggtgaagtcgtagacgcccaacagcggcggcataataggccagccgtgtaggcggaggcaccagtcggcggcaacggaggcaggccggcggtgaagtcgtagacgcccaacagcggcggcataataggccaaccgtgtaggcggaggcaccactcggcggcgacggaggcaggccggcggtgaagtcgtagacgcccaacagcggcggcataataggccagccgtgtaggcggaggtaccactcggcggcgacggaggcaagccggcggtgaagtcgtagatgcccaacagcggcggcataataggccagccgtgtaggcggaggcaccactcggcggcgacggaggcaggccggcggtgaagtcgttgttgttatcagcaatggcagtggcgaagacaagccggcagagtggactcgtggccgatcgaccggaaagcttcatggtccaaaattgattggttgcatgcatgtgtgccaaGTGTTCGGTCCGCAGTGCATGCTATCTCTTGTCTTGACTGAGCCTGCAGGATCCAAATCTGGACTTCCACAACCCCGATATGAAATTTATATGTACGCAAGATGTTAATGGCTTATAACACATTGTCCGGTTGGCAATAGGTACGCGAATGAGCATGAACGACGTTTCGAGGGGTGTtgtcaaagaaaaacaaaggtaaGAACCACTTTGGCAACAAATTCGACAAGGTCATCAGCGATTCTTATACGAGTCTACGCAACGGTCACTAAAGTTCCAATAGCATGTGAAGCTATAAACATATCATTCAGGTTCCTAGGCATCAAACTTCGCCAATgttacttagggtgtgtttgtgaggaggggaaaagagaataTACGCAAAAAAGGGTGAGTCATCAGCGTATGATTAGTTGAgtgttaattattttatacCTTAAAAATGGATTAGTAGGATTTTTTAACCAACTTTTGTGTTGAATTGTCTtgcgaaaaacacaccgtttagcagttcgagaagcgtgcgcgcggcgaatgtcgcgaccgggaaaattgccttttcccgaacgctagtgtattaatccccgtcccaggaaaagccggggtacaccatacaaacatgatataaaagacacatctttattatatcgataatatttacattattacaaaggcgcttcaggcctgacaatcaaaaataaacagcagcggactagcgggcctacggctccatcttcacaggcgctcaactggggtataagccaggactccacctaagacttcttctccaaagcttctcttactgaagaggggaaggattgagcaagaatgagtacaaccacagtactcagcaagacacaccggagaatgcatgattaatgcaagggagtacaaggggataataataggggttaggttttgcagtaaacagcatttaaaagtcacttagttgcccaaagccattttgtaaagacgatcttagagctacacagtattattaaacaaggccgtgaaccctcacgaacctgccttaacccaaggcctacgatgatttggaccgaactggcaacccgacctgggttccagctcgtcccaagccaacccaggccaaccattccatattttagttgttgagcaaattttaagaattgaaacactgacctgggtacattgctaggcttgcccatatccgagggctcggctattcgaatagatttactctgatcagaggtgtacatctttacccacaagacacctctccctcacgtgttgccacgtgccacataccaccacggtatacggacggaagacgtgacatagtttccaacccatcctagccttagacaagagtaccgacccaatcctacctacggccgggatacccgggacaggcaggtagaactgagcccctagcattgggcaccaaccctccgccgtatgacatctcgactaccgggccgcagctcgtgtagccttcatttgccctggagaatgtccatcgaagcccgacttcatccatctccaatccgtgtacttttgtttatgactagactgagccacaaactaagccttacccattagacatgtggaagtacggtagtgctttgcaacagaggcccgagctttagtccttatagtggccggggtgctacttcccataactggcatgcacccaaaccccaccgaaaacaggttttaggggttttgaaagaggaagagaggtgtatgtccaattccaccataatccaacaattccatagtgtccaaatgagatgagaattcccaaagtctaaaattataaaaccacctaatgttgcctaattaaattgcgaagcatctacctaaagtcaaactagggataccatgagtagagtgtccactagttgaggttttgtttgtctagggtgaacaaggtaataataataacaatgacaataataatatggtcataacaaaggtaaataggcatggctaaataaaacagtgataacgcgggaatttaaataaagcggtaatgcattaatttaaatcaaaataattttataaactgggattcaatatgctcaaggatgatgtgacttgccttgctcgctttcccaaacgacggcttcaacttccacgaagagcggatcttccgaagctgcggcgtctacacgaccaacggaaaaagaaaaagacttttactctaataaactccaaacaacaagcaggaacaaagcacaaaaatgggttctttacttcttaaggaaaaattagagacttgaacggtccaattccgagttcaaatggccaagatatggccatttgaagtttatatgctctttaaatggatatttgcgaatttcttcatttaaattttaattaaaaaaaaacggattattgcgtcagccgagggaggggacgcgcggaccgggtccacggggagtggggcccacgcgtcagccccacggtccacggtggaccgggcgcacgcggctggcggcggtcgacgccgtgggtcccgcgcgtcagccgcacccgcgggcgcgggcggctgacggccgggcccacttggcagccgcgagggcgcgcccgagggcggcctcgccggcgcggccgacgggagcgacgcgcccgcgccccgatggtcaccgccggcgaccatcggcgcggcggagcggcgcccgagagagaggagggaagggggaaggcgaacggcggtcctcggctcaccccgggacaacgacgacgacgagaacggcggccggagcggagggagacggcggcgcggctcgggatgacgatgacgacggtgctccgacggtcggcgagcgaaacggaggcgcggacgaggtcgacggcgatgcggcgatgccgagggaggtgtcgccgagtcgggaggaggaccggagcgacgtcggcggcgaaccggagcggagggagacgacggcgcggttcgggatgccgagggcgacggtgctccggcagtcggcggacgaagcggagcggcggacggggtcggcggcaacacggcgaagcgaaTGGTggtgtcgccgagtaaggaggaagtccggagcggcggcggcggcggaacggagctcggcggcgacggcggagagagaggagcacggcgcgagcacgaatccgacggcgagagcgagcggcgagcggcggaaacggaagagcggagctcggggagcaattatatagcaccgagagggggagaacgcggccggagagggaggaaacggccgcggggatctcggctccattgaagacgccggcgacgattgcgggcgcgatttcgaacgaatccgagggagagagagagggaaaagaggggggatcgggagagggaatcgcggggaatgattcccctctcattaaggcgcgcggggaaggcgggatgcggcggaatccgcggcggcggcggcgctagggcacgggcgcggcggcgggcgcggcgggaggaaggcgatgacaggtgggtcccacccgtcagcgagagtggcgggcgggcccgcctgtcagcggcgcgcgcgcgcgggggaggccgatgggccgcggaggagaggagagagagggagggagagttgggccgagccggcccaagagaggaagggggggaaagaagacttcttttagggtttttctttttataaaccttttcaactttgtttatttcttttcaattattatttgtgctctgaaaattccactaaaatttgagggctccttttagaccaaggagaatttaacaaaaattctccgggtcacatttgaatttttcttgtacgtattttaaggtttgccaatttcttttcgaattttaattaattctattattccttttagaagatgatttttattttgggatgaatttatcaggacgtgacagcgaACGAGGGATTTTTTTCTCCGGATGCCAAAAAGGCAGCCTTAGAGCGTATAGAGCAAACGAGAAGTAAATGTCGTGGACATCTATGGTGAATATGCCACGTTACTCGCTAAGGGTTACGATGAAGCAGTCGTATTGGAGATAGGAAGTGCTTTGCAATTGGACGGCGCCGGGTATGATGCTCTTGTTCTAGTTTTAGCCGCTCATATGGTACTTATGGCGGAAAAAAAGACATGGCGGGTTGTCGTAAGTCCTAAAAAGAATTCGGATGAAAAATTCATGCCCGTTTTACTGAAGGGCACGCCGAATAGGGAGCTacgtacataaatatttttttggctaACTCTTTGAATAGGTCCAGCGGCTGAAACAAGGAGGCTAGCGCAGTTGTGCTATTGATTCAAGGCGCTTTGCAACCTATCCAAATGCAAGATGCCTAGGAAGCGGGATATTTAACATGGAGGTTTTGGGCAAACCGAAAGATCTCGTCACAAGTCCTATGGTTATTTTACATGGAATCTCGGCAAATAACAGTCGTCCAACAACAGTCTTATATGTGTGCATATATCGAAGCGTTGATGCACGCAAGCTGGTCCGGTTTATGTAATTTcttacataagatatttttactccATACTTTTGTTTAAAGAATCATTCAAAGGATTTCATGGAAAAGAAAAGTTCCGCCAAGTGCCAAGGATCGACATTTTGAACTAGAAATGTTAGATGGCaccggattattttttttccaccttgTGCTCTTACAAATGGAGAGAATGGAATGAGTAGAATTGATTGCACGACATTTATTACATAAATAACCGTTGATACTCGGTACGTGTCCGGTCGTCTACCAATGTCGGCGATGTAGTAGTAGACCTTTATTGATGGTTGGCGTGTGGCTCATGATGCGATTACCTGCATAACAGCCACTTTGAAGGATTCATCCATCAACTTAAACTTGTCAGCTGGGGCGGCATCGAGGACAGCTTTAGCTGCTTTCTTGTAGGCAAGTGAAGTTGCAGCAACTTTCTTCTCATCTCCTTGGGCCATCCCGAGAGCAGTTATGGCGAAGATTCTCCGCTTCCACGTGGCAGCTTCAACTTCATCCTTTTTTGCTGGTGGGGCAGCAGCCACAACGGAGTCGGCGGCCTCGTTGATGGCCTGAGCTGCCTCATCCAAGCGCTTATCGACAGGGGCGAGGAGGGCCTTGTTGAAGCTCttctcgacgggggcgtcgcatTCCACTTGCACTAACACGGCCGATGCCGCGATGGCTGCAAGGAGTAGGGCGACGGCTTTGGCCATTGCTAATGAACTGGACAGGGATCTTTCAATGTTGGAAGATGTTGCTACAGCGTGCGGATTTGCTGTGTGAGTTTGTAGGGATCATCGGGGCTTTAAATAGGGAAACATGTACCATGATAACCAAAGGCCAAGAGAGCTTCATGGTCCAAaattgattggttgcatgcatgtgtgccaaGTGTTCGGTCCGCAGTGCATGCTATCTCTTGTCCTGACTGAGCCTGCAGGATCCAAATCTGGACTTCCACAACCCCGATATGAAATTTATATGTACGCAAGATGTTAATGGCTTATAACACATTGTCCGGTTGGCAATAGGTACGCGAATGAGCATGAACGACGTTTCGAGGGGTGTtgtcaaagaaaaacaaaggtaaGAACCACTTTGGCAACAAATTCGACAAGGTCATCAGCGATTCTTATACGAGTCTACGCAACGGTCACTAAAGTTCCAATAGCATGTGAAGCTATAAACATATCATTCAGGTTCCTAGGCATCAAACTTCGCCAATgttacttagggtgtgtttgtgaggaggggaaaagagaataTACGCAAAAAAGGGTGAGTCATCAGCGTATGATTAGTTGAgtgttaattattttatacCTTAAAAATGGATTAGTAGGATTTTTTAACCAACTTTTGTGTTGAATTGTCTtgcgaaaaacacaccgtttagcagttcgagaagcgtgcgcgcggcgaACGAGGGATTTTTTTCTCCGGATGCCAAAAAGGCAGCCTTAGAGCGTATAGAGCAAACGAGAAGTAAATGTCGTGGACATCTATGGTGAATATGCCACGTTACTCGCTAAGGGTTACGACGAAGCAGTCGTATTTGAGATAGGAAGTGCTTTGCACTTGGACAGCTCCGGGTATGATGCTCTTGTTCTAGTTTTATCCGCTCATATGGTACTTATGGCGGAAAAAAAGACATGGCGGGTTGTCGTAAGTCCTAAAAAGAATTCGGATGAAAAAATCATGCCCGTTTTACTGAAGGGCACGCCGAATAGGGAGCTACGTACATAAATATTTCTTTGGCTAACTCTTTGAATATGTCCAGCGGCTGAAACAAGGAGGCTAGCGCAGTTGTGCTATTGATTCAAGGCGGTTTGCAACCTATCTAAATGCAAGATGCCTAGGAAGCGGGATATTTAACATGGAGGTTTTGGGCAAACCGAAAGGTCTCGTCACAAGTCCTATGGTTATTTTATATGGAATCTCGGCAAATAACAGTCGCCCAACAACAGTCTTATATGTGTGCATATATCGAAGCGTTGATGCACGCAAGCTGGTCCGGTTTATGTAATTTcttacataagatatttttactccATACTTTTGTTTAAAGAATCATTCAAAGGATTTCATGGAAAAGAAAAGTTCCGCCAAGTGCCAAGGATCGACATTTTGAACTAGAAATGTTAGATGGCaccggattattttttttcccctggTGCTCTTACAAATGGAGAGAATGGAATGAGTTGCACGACATTTATTACATAAATAACCGTTGATACTCGGTACGTGTCCGATCGTCTACCAATGTCGGCGATGTAGTAGTAGACCTTTATTGATGGTTGGCGTGTGGCTCATGATGCGATTACCTGCATAACAGCCACTTTGAAGGATTCATCCATCAACTTAAACTTGTCAGCTGGGGCGGCATCGAGGACAGCTTTAGCTGCTTTCTTGTAGGCAAGTGAAGTTGCAGCAACTTTCTTCTCATCTCCTTGGGCCATCCCGAGAGCAGTTATGGCGAAGATTCTCCGCTTCCACGTGGCAGCTTCAACTTCATCCTTTTTCGCTGGTGGGGCAGCAGCCACAACGGAGTCGGCGGCCTCGTTGATGGCCTGAGCTGCCTCATCCAAGCGCTTATCGACAGGGGCGAGGAGGGCCTTGTTGAAGCTCttctcgacgggggcgtcgcatTCCACTTGCACTAACACGGCCGATGCCGCGATGGCTGCAAGGAGTAGGGCGACGGCTTTGGCCATTGCTAATGAACTGGACAGGGATCTTTCAATGTTGGAAGATGTTGCTACAGCGTGCGGATTTGCTGTGTGAGTTTGTAGGGATCATCGGGGCTTTAAATAGGGAAACATGTACCATGATAACCAAAGGCCAAGAGAGCTTCATGGTCCAAaattgattggttgcatgcatgtgtgccaaGTGTTCGGTCCGCAGTGCATGCTATCTCTTGTCCTGACTGAGCCTGCAGGATCCAAATCTGGACTTCCACAACCCCGATATGAAATTTATATGTACGCAAGATGTTAATGGCTTATAACACATTGTCCGGTTGGCAATAGGTACGCGAATGAGCATGAACGACGTTTCGAGGGGTGTtgtcaaagaaaaacaaaggtaaGAACCACTTTGGCAACAAATTCGACAAGGTCATCAGCGATTCTTATACGAGTCTACGCAACGGTCACTAAAGTTCCAATAGCATGTGAAGCTATAAACATATCATTCAGGTTCCTAGGCATCAAACTTCGCCAATgttacttagggtgtgtttgtgaggaggggaaaagagaataTACGCAAAAAAGGGTGAGTCATCAGCGTATGATTAGTTGAgtgttaattattttatacCTTAAAAATGGATTAGTAGGATTTTTTAACCAACTTTTGTGTTGAATTGTCTtgcgaaaaacacaccgtttagcagttcgagaagcgtgcgcgcggcgaACGAGGGATTTTTTTCTCCGGATGCCAAAAAGGCAGCCTTAGAGCGTATAGAGCAAACGAGAAGTAAATGTCGTGGACATCTATGGTGAATATGCCACGTTACTCGCTAAGGGTTACGACGAAGCAGTCGTATTTGAGATAGGAAGTGCTTTGCACTTGGACAGCTCCGGGTATGATGCTCTTGTTCTAGTTTTATCCGCTCATATGGTACTTATGGCGGAAAAAAAGACATGGCGGGTTGTCGTAAGTCCTAAAAAGAATTCGGATGAAAAAATCATGCCCGTTTTACTGAAGGGCACGCCGAATAGGGAGCTACGTACATAAATATTTCTTTGGCTAACTCTTTGAATATGTCCAGCGGCTGAAACAAGGAGGCTAGCGCAGTTGTGCTATTGATTCAAGGCGGTTTGCAACCTATCTAAATGCAAGATGCCTAGGAAGCGGGATATTTAACATGGAGGTTTTGGGCAAACCGAAAGGTCTCGTCACAAGTCCTATGGTTATTTTATATGGAATCTCGGCAAATAACAGTCGCCCAACAACAGTCTTATATGTGTGCATATATCGAAGCGTTGATGCACGCAAGCTGGTCCGGTTTATGTAATTTcttacataagatatttttactccATACTTTTGTTTAAAGAATCATTCAAAGGATTTCATGGAAAAGAAAAGTTCCGCCAAGTGCCAAGGATCGACATTTTGAACTAGAAATGTTAGATGGCaccggattattttttttcccctggTGCTCTTACAAATGGAGAGAATGGAATGAGTTGCACGACATTTATTACATAAATAACCGTTGATACTCGGTACGTGTCCGATCGTCTACCAATGTCGGCGATGTAGTAGTAGACCTTTATTGATGGTTGGCGTGTGGCTCATGATGCGATTACCTGCATAACAGCCACTTTGAAGGATTCATCCATCAACTTAAACTTGTCAGCTGGGGCGGCATCGAAGACAGCTTTAGCTGCTTTCTTGTAGGCAAGTGAAGTTGCAGCAACTTTCTTCTCATCTCCTTGGGCCATCCCGAGAGCAGTTATGGCGAAGATTCTCCGCTTCCACGTGGCAGCTTCAACTTCATCCTTTTTCGCTGGTGGGGCAGCAGCCACAACGGAGTCGGCGGCCTCGTTGATGGCCTGAGCTGCCTCATCCAAGCGCTTATCGACAGGGGCGAGGAGGGCCTTGTTGAAGCTCttctcgacgggggcgtcgcatTCCACTTGCACTAACACGGCCGATGCCGCGATGGCTGCAAGGAGTAGGGCGACGGCTTTGGCCATTGCTAATGAACTGGACAGGGATCTTTCAATGTTGGAAGATGTTGCTACAGCGTGCGGATTTGCTGTGTGAGTTTGTAGGGATCATCGGGGCTTTAAATAGGGAAACATGTACCATGATAACCAAAGGCCAAGAGAGCTTCATGGTCCAAaattgattggttgcatgcatgtgtgccaaGTGTTCGGTCCGCAGTGCATGCTATCTCTTGTCCTGACTGAGCCTGCAGGATCCAAATCTGGACTTCCACAACCCCGATATGAAATTTATATGTACGCAAGATGTTAATGGCTTATAACACATTGTCCGGTTGGCAATAGGTACGCGAATGAGCATGAACGACGTTTCGAGGGGTGTtgtcaaagaaaaacaaaggtaaGAACCACTTTGGCAACAAATTCGACAAGGTCATCAGCGATTCTTATACGAGTCTACGCAACGGTCACTAAAGTTCCAATAGCATGTGAAGCTATAAACATATCATTCAGGTTCCTAGGCATCAAACTTCGCCAATgttacttagggtgtgtttgtgaggaggggaaaagagaataTACGCAAAAAAGGGTGAGTCATCAGCGTATGATTAGTTGAgtgttaattattttatacCTTAAAAATGGATTAGTAGGATTTTTTAACCAACTTTTGTGTTGAATTGTCTtgcgaaaaacacaccgtttagcagttcgagaagcgtgcgcgcggcgaACGAGGGATTTTTTTCTCCGGATGCCAAAAAGGCAGCCTTAGAGCGTATAGAGCAAACGAGAAGTAAATGTCGTGGACATCTATGGTGAATATGCCACGTTACTCGCTAAGGGTTACGACGAAGCAGTCGTATTTGAGATAGGAAGTGCTTTGCACTTGGACAGCTCCGGGTATGATGCTCTTGTTCTAGTTTTAGCCGCTCATATGGTACTTATGGCGGAAAAAAAGACATGGCGGGTTGTCGTAAGTCCTAAAAAGAATTCGGATGAAAAAATCATGCCCGTTTTACTGAAGGGCACGCCGAATAGGGAGCTACGTACATAAATATTTCTTTGGCTAACTCTTTGAATATGTCCAGCGGCTGAAACAAGGAGGCTAGCGCAGTTGTGCTATTGATTCAAGGCGGTTTGCAACCTATCTAAATGCAAGATGCCTAGGAAGCGGGATATTTAACATGGAGGTTTTGGGCAAACCGAAAGGTCTCGTCACAAGTCCTATGGTTATTTTATATGGAATCTCGGCAAATAACAGTCGCCCAACAACAGTCTTATATGTGTGCATATATCGAAGCGTTGATGCACGCAAGCTGGTCCGGTTTATGTAATTTcttacataagatatttttactccATACTTTTGTTTAAAGAATCATTCAAAGGATTTCATGGAAAAGAAAAGTTCCGCCAAGTGCCAAGGATCGACATTTTGAACTAGAAATGTTAGATGGCaccggattattttttttcccctggTGCTCTTACAAATGGAGAGAATGGAATGAGTTGCACGACATTTATTACATAAATAACCGTTGATACTCGGTACGTGTCCGATCGTCTACCAATGTCGGCGATGTAGTAGTAGACCTTTATTGATGGTTGGCGTGTGGCTCATGATGCGATTACCTGCATAACAGCCACTTTGAAGGATTCATCCATCAACTTAAACTTGTCAGCTGGGGCGGCATCGAGGACAGCTTTAGCTGCTTT is from Oryza sativa Japonica Group chromosome 9, ASM3414082v1 and encodes:
- the LOC9267115 gene encoding uncharacterized protein OsI_030282, translating into MAKAVALLLAAIAASAVLVQVECDAPVEKSFNKALLAPVDKRLDEAAQAINEAADSVVAAAPPAKKDEVEAATWKRRIFAITALGMAQGDEKKVAATSLAYKKAAKAVLDAAPADKFKLMDESFKVAVMQVIAS
- the LOC4347009 gene encoding uncharacterized protein OsI_030282, translating into MAKAVALLLAAIAASAVLVQVECDAPVEKSFNKALLAPVDKRLDEAAQAINEAADSVVAAAPPAKKDEVEAATWKRRIFAITALGMAQGDEKKVAATSLAYKKAAKAVLDAAPADKFKLMDESFKVAVMQVIAS
- the LOC107278117 gene encoding uncharacterized protein OsI_030282 — translated: MAKAVALLLAAIAASAVLVQVECDAPVEKSFNKALLAPVDKRLDEAAQAINEAADSVVAAAPPAKKDEVEAATWKRRIFAITALGMAQGDEKKVAATSLAYKKAAKAVFDAAPADKFKLMDESFKVAVMQVIAS